AAGCTGGTGATCGGGAAGTTCTGCGCGCTGGCCACCGGCACCCGCTTCATCATGGCCGGCGCGAACCACCTGGACACCGGCGTGTCCACGTTCCCGTTCACCATCTTCGGCGGCACGTGGCAGGACAGGACCGTCGACCTGATCACCGGCATGAGGACGCGCGGCGACACCGTCGTCGGCAACGACGTCTGGTTCGGCTACGGCTCGATCGTCATGCCGGGCGTGACCGTCGGCGACGGCGCGATCGTCGCCACCGGTTCCGTGGTGGTGGACGACGTCCCGCCCTACACCGTCGTCGGCGGCAACCCCGCCCGCCCGATCAAGCGGCGCTTCCCGGCGGAGGACGTCGCCCGCCTGCTGCGCGCCCGCTGGTGGGACTGGCCGGTCGGGTTGATCACCGAGCACGTCCGCACGATCATGGCCGGCCGACCCGAGGACGTCGAGCGCGTCGCCGAGGAGAACGGGCTCGGCGCTCCCGCCCGACCGGGTCCCACCCCACCCCGGTGATCAGGGCTCGCCGGTGATCAGGGCTTGCGGCCGACCCCGGCGTAGGCGCTGATGTAGGCGTCGTCCGAGTCCGGGCGCCACTCGGCCAGCGGCACGACGCCGGGCTCCGCCACGTCCAGGCCCTCGAAGAACGCGGTGATCTCGGCGCCCGAGCGGAGCACCAGGGGGCTGTCGGTCTTGCGGTAGATCGCGTTGACCTGCTCGCCGCCCTCGATGCCCTCCGCCGAGATGCCGTCCCAGCTGGCGTGGGAGATGGCGACGTGGCTGCCGGGCGCCAGCGCCTCGCGGTAGCGGGCGATGGCGGAACGCGGGTCGTCGTCGTCCGGCACGAAGTGCAGCACCGCGACCATCAGCAGGCCGACCGGGCGGTCGAAGTCGATCATGCGCTTGACCTCGTCGTGCTCCAGCACGGAGGCGGGGTCGCGCAGGTCGGCCTGGATGGCGCTGGCCTGCGCGTTGTCCGCGAGCAGGGCCGTGCTGTGCGCCACCGCGACCGGCTCGACGTCGGCGTAGACGACCTTCGCCAGCG
This region of Saccharothrix longispora genomic DNA includes:
- a CDS encoding CatB-related O-acetyltransferase, which translates into the protein MIPDPNRLHPLPHAERVVHLKPLVTSPVIEVGEYTYYDDPEHATEFETRNVLYGYGAEKLVIGKFCALATGTRFIMAGANHLDTGVSTFPFTIFGGTWQDRTVDLITGMRTRGDTVVGNDVWFGYGSIVMPGVTVGDGAIVATGSVVVDDVPPYTVVGGNPARPIKRRFPAEDVARLLRARWWDWPVGLITEHVRTIMAGRPEDVERVAEENGLGAPARPGPTPPR
- a CDS encoding SAM-dependent methyltransferase, with product MEQASWVPSSVDLDRPSAARMYDYYLGGSHNFAVDREAAKSVEQIFPGMSGAARANRSFLRRAVRYLLEQGIDQFLDLGSGIPTVGNVHEIVQQANPLAKVVYADVEPVAVAHSTALLADNAQASAIQADLRDPASVLEHDEVKRMIDFDRPVGLLMVAVLHFVPDDDDPRSAIARYREALAPGSHVAISHASWDGISAEGIEGGEQVNAIYRKTDSPLVLRSGAEITAFFEGLDVAEPGVVPLAEWRPDSDDAYISAYAGVGRKP